A portion of the Feifania hominis genome contains these proteins:
- a CDS encoding AAA family ATPase has translation MGKIVTIASGKGGMGKTTLAAELATALSRGGRRVIAVDTDSALRNLDMLLGVQDRVVYNLYDAVSGTCAFEDVPVACTPGGELSYLAVSGSDFGAPTLSENNFKIALAALARDYDTVLVDCAAGASALTRVALTVCDTALLLTAPDLLAIRDCEKIARFFTQYNPLADGYLIVNKVEPRAIEQGLAPDIDTIMDTVGLPLIALLPLDMNVPLLQNNVRRILGTGSPVAPQIEDLVRRLEGEQVALKKFW, from the coding sequence ATGGGCAAGATCGTCACCATCGCCTCCGGCAAGGGCGGCATGGGAAAGACCACCCTCGCCGCCGAGCTCGCGACGGCGCTGAGCCGCGGCGGCCGCCGCGTGATCGCAGTCGACACCGACTCGGCTCTGCGGAATCTGGACATGCTGCTCGGCGTGCAGGACCGCGTGGTCTACAACCTCTATGACGCGGTCAGCGGCACGTGCGCTTTCGAGGACGTGCCGGTCGCCTGCACCCCCGGCGGGGAACTGAGCTATCTGGCCGTATCGGGGTCCGACTTCGGCGCGCCGACGCTGAGCGAAAACAACTTCAAAATCGCGCTCGCCGCGCTCGCGCGCGACTACGACACCGTGCTCGTCGACTGCGCCGCGGGTGCGTCCGCGCTGACACGGGTGGCGCTCACGGTCTGTGATACGGCGCTGCTTCTCACGGCGCCCGATCTGCTGGCGATTCGCGACTGTGAAAAGATCGCCCGCTTTTTCACCCAGTACAATCCGCTTGCCGACGGCTACCTCATTGTCAACAAGGTGGAGCCGCGCGCCATCGAGCAGGGGCTCGCCCCCGACATCGACACCATCATGGATACGGTCGGTCTGCCGCTGATCGCGCTGCTGCCGCTCGATATGAATGTGCCGCTGCTGCAGAACAATGTGCGCCGCATTCTCGGCACCGGCTCTCCCGTCGCCCCCCAGATAGAAGATCTTGTCCGGCGGCTCGAGGGGGAGCAGGTAGCTCTGAAAAAATTCTGGTAG